A single Cryptosporangium aurantiacum DNA region contains:
- a CDS encoding basic amino acid/polyamine antiporter — translation MTGTGTDTAPRPSTVQKLSFLTMTSMVVGSMIGAGVFSLPRRFAQETGVYGALIAWSIAGAGMLMLAFVFQTLAVRKPELDAGVYAYAKAGFGEYLGFFSAFGYWASACVGNVTYWVLIMSTVGAVVPALGDGDTVLSIVLSTIGIWVFFYLIQRGVKDAAVLNRIVTIAKVVPILVFVLLALFALDPGVFADNLSGSGDMGSLFEQVKGTMLVTVFVFLGVEGASVYSRHAQRREDVGRATVLGFLAVFSVFASVTIVSYGILPNEEIAELRQPSMGGVLEAAVGEWGKVLVSVGLIVSVLGAYLAWTLMSAEVLYVAAKDDDMPRFLRRTTAGDVPFAALLLTTILIQIVLIVTYFSDDAFNFALDLTSALSLIPFLLAAGYALKLAATRETYVEQPQGWWRELTVGVLAVAYTVFLLFAAGPKFILVSFILYAPATLLFVMARREQGRRLFSGREAVICAVSVLGALAGITALSAGWISI, via the coding sequence GTGACCGGGACCGGGACCGACACCGCACCTCGCCCGTCCACCGTCCAGAAGTTGTCGTTCCTCACGATGACTTCGATGGTGGTCGGGTCGATGATCGGCGCCGGCGTGTTCTCGCTGCCGCGCCGCTTCGCGCAGGAGACCGGGGTCTACGGCGCGCTGATCGCCTGGTCGATCGCGGGCGCGGGCATGCTGATGCTCGCGTTCGTCTTCCAGACGTTGGCCGTGCGCAAGCCCGAACTCGACGCCGGGGTCTACGCGTACGCGAAGGCCGGGTTCGGCGAGTACCTGGGGTTCTTCTCCGCGTTCGGCTACTGGGCCAGCGCGTGCGTGGGCAACGTGACGTACTGGGTGCTGATCATGTCCACGGTCGGCGCGGTGGTGCCCGCGCTCGGCGACGGCGACACCGTGCTCTCGATCGTGCTGTCGACGATCGGCATCTGGGTGTTCTTCTACCTGATCCAGCGCGGTGTGAAGGACGCGGCGGTCCTCAACCGCATCGTCACGATCGCCAAGGTCGTTCCGATCCTGGTGTTCGTGCTACTCGCGCTGTTCGCGCTCGACCCCGGTGTCTTCGCCGACAACCTGAGCGGCAGCGGGGACATGGGTTCGCTGTTCGAGCAGGTCAAGGGCACGATGCTGGTCACCGTCTTCGTGTTCCTCGGCGTCGAGGGCGCCAGCGTCTACTCCCGCCACGCGCAGCGCCGCGAGGACGTCGGGCGAGCCACCGTGCTCGGGTTCCTCGCGGTCTTCTCGGTCTTCGCCTCGGTGACGATCGTGTCCTACGGGATCCTGCCGAACGAGGAGATCGCCGAGCTGCGGCAGCCGTCGATGGGCGGCGTGCTGGAAGCCGCCGTCGGCGAGTGGGGCAAGGTCCTGGTCAGCGTCGGCCTGATCGTCTCGGTGCTCGGTGCCTATCTGGCCTGGACGCTGATGTCCGCCGAGGTGCTGTACGTCGCGGCCAAGGACGACGACATGCCGCGGTTCCTCCGCCGCACCACCGCAGGCGACGTACCGTTCGCGGCACTGCTGCTGACGACGATCCTGATCCAGATCGTCCTCATCGTCACGTACTTCTCCGACGACGCGTTCAACTTCGCGCTCGACCTCACCAGCGCGTTGAGCCTGATCCCGTTCCTGCTCGCCGCGGGGTACGCGCTGAAGCTCGCCGCCACCAGGGAGACCTACGTCGAACAGCCGCAGGGATGGTGGCGGGAGCTGACGGTGGGCGTGCTGGCCGTCGCGTACACCGTGTTCCTGCTGTTCGCCGCCGGCCCCAAGTTCATCCTCGTCTCGTTCATCCTCTACGCGCCAGCCACGCTCCTGTTCGTCATGGCCCGCCGGGAGCAGGGCCGCCGCCTGTTCTCCGGCCGCGAAGCCGTCATCTGTGCCGTCTCGGTCCTCGGCGCGCTCGCCGGCATCACCGCGCTCAGCGCGGGCTGGATCTCCATTTGA
- a CDS encoding DUF1269 domain-containing protein has translation MSDLIIIGYDNHEAAAGAYAKVLDLQRDHIVELSGLAVVNVDAEGHSHVDTPGKLVSAGAAGGALWGALFGILFLVPFAGALVGGAIGALMGRLSKSGINQSFRERVHSMLTPGRSAVVIMTSHRTEDKFVEALRPFGGEVLQTSLSHQQEKELAEELGVA, from the coding sequence ATGTCCGACCTGATCATCATCGGTTACGACAATCACGAAGCCGCCGCGGGCGCCTACGCGAAGGTCCTCGATCTACAGCGCGACCACATCGTCGAGCTCAGTGGCCTCGCCGTCGTCAACGTGGACGCCGAGGGACACAGCCACGTCGACACACCCGGCAAGCTCGTCTCCGCCGGTGCGGCGGGCGGCGCGCTGTGGGGTGCGCTGTTCGGCATCCTGTTCCTGGTGCCGTTCGCCGGCGCGCTCGTCGGTGGCGCCATCGGCGCGTTGATGGGGCGGCTGAGCAAGTCCGGCATCAACCAGTCGTTCCGCGAGCGGGTGCACTCAATGCTCACCCCGGGCCGGTCCGCCGTCGTGATCATGACCTCCCACCGCACCGAGGACAAGTTCGTCGAGGCTCTGCGGCCGTTCGGCGGCGAGGTCCTGCAGACGTCGCTCTCGCACCAGCAGGAGAAGGAGCTCGCCGAGGAACTCGGCGTGGCATGA
- a CDS encoding SMP-30/gluconolactonase/LRE family protein, with translation MTSRDVGVVFSGGAFFEGPRWRDGAWWVSDFYTHRVSRITPDGRETVLAEVGQQPSGLGWLPDGSLVVVSMKDHRILRLADGTLSSYADLSEHCGGLLNDMVIDEAGRIYIGDFGFDIMAGAEPRTATLKRVDSDGTVTVVADGLHFPNGSVITPDGSTLIVGETLGNRYTAFDLSADGSLTNRRVWAEFGAVPTGTTTEEVIGQLVIAPDGCALDAEGHIWAADAVGNRAVRVAPGGAVVDEIRAPDGLGVFACMLGGDDGRTLLMCAAPDFYEHLRAGTREAVLLAADVDVPHAGRP, from the coding sequence ATGACGAGCAGAGATGTCGGAGTCGTTTTCAGTGGCGGCGCGTTCTTCGAGGGGCCGCGGTGGCGCGACGGCGCCTGGTGGGTCTCCGACTTCTATACGCATCGCGTCAGCCGGATCACCCCCGACGGCCGCGAGACCGTCCTCGCCGAGGTGGGGCAGCAGCCGTCGGGGCTGGGCTGGCTGCCGGACGGCTCGCTCGTCGTCGTTTCGATGAAGGACCACCGGATCCTCCGGTTAGCGGACGGCACACTGTCCTCGTACGCCGACCTGTCTGAGCACTGCGGCGGCCTGCTCAACGACATGGTCATCGACGAGGCCGGGCGCATCTACATCGGCGATTTCGGCTTCGACATCATGGCCGGCGCCGAGCCCCGCACAGCCACGCTCAAGCGGGTCGACTCTGACGGGACGGTCACGGTCGTCGCCGACGGCCTGCACTTTCCCAACGGTTCGGTGATCACCCCGGACGGCTCCACGCTGATCGTCGGCGAGACGCTGGGCAACCGGTACACCGCGTTCGACCTGTCCGCCGACGGGTCGCTGACCAACCGGCGGGTATGGGCGGAGTTCGGCGCGGTGCCGACCGGGACGACGACCGAGGAGGTCATCGGGCAGCTCGTCATCGCCCCTGACGGGTGTGCCCTCGACGCCGAAGGGCACATCTGGGCCGCGGACGCGGTAGGAAACCGGGCCGTCCGAGTGGCGCCCGGCGGCGCGGTGGTCGACGAGATCCGCGCTCCGGACGGACTCGGCGTGTTCGCGTGCATGCTCGGCGGCGACGACGGCCGCACACTGTTGATGTGTGCGGCACCCGACTTCTACGAGCACCTGCGAGCCGGAACCCGGGAGGCGGTGCTCCTCGCGGCCGACGTCGACGTTCCGCACGCCGGCCGCCCGTAG
- a CDS encoding glycoside hydrolase family 3 protein, protein MTDAVCEPGTPFAAEVDAVRDGKPVEDAARSLTAQLTDAELLWLLDGDESLRRGGRAMARAYNTVPIEAGRVDRLGIPGIRFTDGPRGVVVGASTAFPAAIARAAAFDVEQERGIGAVIGREGRAQGANLFAGICVNVPPFPGWGRSQESYGEDPLLAGAMGAALTDGVRPWLLTCVKHYALNSMEEARFTVDVRVDEDVLHEVYLPHFRAVVEAGADAVMSAYNAVNGVWAGESHDLLTRVLRETWGFDGFVMTDFIFGLRDPVGSVAAGQDLEMPFRQQRATALPGALRDGRLARADVERAAARLLAAQLRLAVRARRTPSSTVVASAPHRTLARDAAVRGAVLLRNQVVGDAPVLPLALGDADRIVVFGRLADAPNLGDTGSSKVRPPATVSVLDGLRERLGDRVHHATDTTSAADAAAAIVVVGLTTQDEGEAMIGIDAEAARLLGGVARRRWVAAVIARLAGLAARRSGMSGGDRRELHLHSDDVALITAVSAANPRTVVVVIGGGTIMLDPWDEHVPGILLAWYPGMEGGHAVTDVLLGDAEPGGRLPVVIPRRRADLPTVDWKARTAHYPRWFGQRKLDRDGVVAAYPFGFGLGYTTFSIDDVVLGPISGELVRATATVRNTGDRAGRHVVQLYATRTDERTSRVLIGFAPVSIVAGGTEAVMIEATLRPLRTWTGNGFGPVPTELTVEAAAYAGDPHAATASA, encoded by the coding sequence GTGACCGATGCCGTGTGTGAACCCGGGACGCCGTTCGCCGCCGAGGTCGACGCGGTGCGCGACGGAAAACCGGTCGAGGACGCCGCCCGGAGCCTGACCGCGCAGCTGACCGACGCCGAGCTGCTCTGGCTGCTCGACGGGGACGAGAGCCTGCGCCGGGGCGGACGGGCGATGGCACGCGCCTACAACACGGTGCCGATCGAAGCCGGGCGCGTCGACCGCCTCGGCATCCCGGGGATCCGCTTCACCGACGGCCCCCGCGGCGTCGTGGTGGGCGCGTCGACGGCGTTCCCGGCCGCGATCGCCCGCGCGGCGGCCTTCGACGTCGAGCAGGAGCGGGGGATCGGCGCGGTCATCGGACGGGAGGGGCGGGCGCAGGGCGCCAACCTGTTCGCCGGGATCTGCGTCAACGTTCCGCCGTTCCCCGGCTGGGGGCGCTCGCAGGAGTCCTACGGCGAGGACCCGTTGCTGGCCGGCGCGATGGGCGCTGCGCTCACCGACGGCGTCCGGCCGTGGCTGCTGACCTGCGTCAAGCACTACGCGTTGAACTCGATGGAGGAGGCCCGCTTCACGGTCGACGTCCGGGTGGACGAGGACGTGCTGCACGAGGTGTACCTCCCGCACTTCCGCGCGGTCGTCGAGGCGGGCGCGGACGCCGTGATGAGCGCCTACAACGCGGTCAACGGAGTCTGGGCGGGGGAGAGCCACGATCTGCTCACCCGAGTGCTGCGCGAGACATGGGGCTTCGACGGCTTCGTGATGACCGACTTCATCTTCGGCCTCCGGGATCCGGTGGGGTCCGTAGCCGCAGGGCAGGACCTCGAGATGCCGTTCCGGCAGCAGCGCGCCACCGCACTCCCGGGCGCGCTACGCGACGGGCGGCTGGCCCGCGCCGACGTGGAGCGTGCCGCCGCCCGCCTGCTCGCCGCCCAGCTCCGGCTGGCGGTGCGGGCGCGCCGGACGCCGTCGAGCACGGTGGTGGCCAGCGCACCACACCGGACGCTGGCCAGGGACGCCGCGGTTCGGGGCGCGGTCCTGCTGCGCAACCAGGTCGTCGGCGACGCCCCGGTCCTGCCGTTGGCCCTGGGTGACGCGGACCGCATCGTGGTGTTCGGGCGGCTCGCCGACGCGCCCAACCTCGGCGACACCGGCTCGTCGAAGGTGCGGCCGCCGGCCACGGTCAGCGTCCTGGACGGGCTGCGGGAGCGGCTCGGCGACCGCGTACACCACGCGACCGACACGACGAGCGCCGCGGACGCCGCCGCGGCGATCGTCGTCGTCGGGTTGACCACGCAGGACGAGGGCGAGGCGATGATCGGCATCGACGCCGAGGCCGCACGGCTGCTCGGCGGCGTGGCCCGTCGGCGATGGGTGGCTGCGGTGATCGCCCGGCTCGCGGGCCTCGCGGCCCGGCGGAGCGGGATGTCCGGCGGAGACCGCCGGGAGCTGCACCTGCATTCGGACGACGTCGCGCTGATCACCGCGGTCAGCGCGGCCAATCCGCGCACGGTCGTCGTCGTGATCGGCGGCGGAACGATCATGCTCGACCCCTGGGACGAACACGTGCCCGGCATCCTGCTCGCCTGGTACCCCGGCATGGAGGGAGGCCACGCGGTGACCGACGTCCTGCTCGGCGACGCCGAACCGGGGGGCCGGCTCCCGGTGGTGATCCCCCGCAGGCGGGCCGACCTGCCCACCGTGGACTGGAAGGCCCGGACCGCGCACTACCCGCGGTGGTTCGGTCAGCGGAAGCTCGACCGGGACGGCGTGGTGGCCGCCTACCCGTTCGGTTTCGGCCTGGGTTACACCACGTTCTCCATCGATGACGTCGTCCTCGGGCCGATCAGCGGAGAGCTCGTCCGGGCCACCGCCACCGTGCGCAACACCGGAGACCGCGCCGGCCGCCACGTCGTCCAGCTCTACGCCACCCGAACCGACGAGCGGACGTCCCGTGTCCTCATCGGCTTCGCGCCGGTCTCGATCGTCGCGGGTGGAACCGAGGCCGTGATGATCGAGGCCACGCTCCGTCCGCTCCGAACCTGGACGGGAAACGGCTTCGGGCCGGTGCCCACCGAGCTCACGGTGGAGGCGGCCGCCTATGCCGGCGACCCGCACGCCGCGACGGCGTCAGCGTGA
- a CDS encoding SRPBCC family protein — protein sequence MEFGTLEREIYVEASPEVVFEVVSSPDHLKQWWPDDARYEATPGSAGELVFNDPDAGEIAVGFAVVDAQPPRTFSFRWTHRPGEPAAEGNSLLVTFDLTPSGGGTLLTMTETGFREMGWETAVLEHEYQEHVTGWDYFLPRLAPYVGTLATRS from the coding sequence ATGGAATTCGGAACCCTCGAGCGCGAAATCTACGTCGAAGCTTCACCCGAGGTGGTGTTCGAGGTCGTGAGCAGCCCCGATCACCTCAAACAATGGTGGCCCGACGACGCCCGCTACGAGGCCACCCCCGGATCGGCCGGTGAGCTCGTCTTCAACGACCCGGACGCGGGAGAGATCGCCGTGGGCTTCGCGGTCGTCGACGCGCAGCCGCCGCGAACCTTCTCGTTCCGGTGGACGCACCGGCCCGGGGAGCCCGCGGCGGAAGGCAACTCGCTGCTGGTCACGTTCGACCTGACGCCGTCGGGCGGCGGGACGCTGCTGACGATGACCGAGACCGGCTTCCGTGAGATGGGCTGGGAGACCGCCGTTCTCGAGCACGAGTACCAGGAGCACGTCACCGGCTGGGACTACTTCCTGCCCCGGCTGGCTCCGTACGTCGGCACGCTCGCGACGCGGTCATGA
- a CDS encoding MFS transporter — MMLSTALIALDSTILATAVPSIVADVGGFTEFPWLFSVYLLAQAVTVPLYGKLADLFGRKPIMLVGIGLFLLGSILCGLAWNMGALIGFRVIQGLGAGAIAPMTMTIAGDIYTTEERAKAQGYIASMWGVASVVGPTLGGLFSEYTSWRWIFLVNVPLCLLAAAMVMRNFAERIERTRPAMDYAGAVLLTSGLTLLILALLEGGQLWSWTSPAGLAIVVAGVVLLVAFVLVQRAAAEPVLPLWVFRRRLLVSSGVASAAIGAVVFGLTSYIPTYVQDVLGYGPLVAGFALATLSIGWPVAASQSGRIYLRVGFRTCALIGTSIALVGSLLLLLLDEQTSVWQVAGTCLLIGVGMGLTNSPTLIAAQSSVGWGERGVVTANNLFLRSVGSAVGIAVFGALANAVLGSGHRTPAALTDVVQLIAVVIVGLAVVLLLAVAALPRSSALSD; from the coding sequence ATGATGCTCTCCACGGCGCTGATCGCGTTGGACTCGACGATCCTCGCGACCGCCGTCCCGTCGATCGTCGCCGACGTCGGGGGCTTCACCGAGTTCCCCTGGCTGTTCTCGGTCTACCTGCTGGCGCAGGCCGTGACCGTGCCGCTCTACGGCAAGCTGGCCGACCTGTTCGGACGGAAGCCGATCATGCTGGTCGGCATCGGGCTGTTCCTGCTCGGCTCGATCCTGTGCGGGCTGGCCTGGAACATGGGGGCGCTGATCGGGTTCCGGGTGATCCAGGGGCTCGGCGCGGGTGCGATCGCCCCGATGACGATGACGATCGCCGGTGACATCTACACGACCGAGGAGCGTGCGAAGGCCCAGGGCTACATCGCGAGCATGTGGGGCGTGGCGTCGGTCGTCGGGCCGACGCTCGGCGGTCTCTTCAGCGAGTACACGTCGTGGCGGTGGATCTTCCTGGTCAACGTTCCGCTGTGCCTGCTCGCGGCAGCGATGGTGATGCGGAACTTCGCCGAGCGGATCGAACGCACGCGTCCGGCGATGGACTACGCCGGGGCGGTGTTGCTCACCAGCGGGCTCACGCTGCTGATCCTGGCACTGCTCGAGGGCGGTCAGCTGTGGTCCTGGACGTCACCCGCGGGCCTCGCAATCGTCGTCGCGGGCGTCGTCCTCCTGGTGGCGTTCGTGCTGGTGCAGCGGGCCGCGGCTGAGCCGGTGCTACCCCTGTGGGTGTTCCGGCGTCGGCTGCTGGTCAGCAGCGGTGTGGCCTCGGCCGCGATCGGCGCGGTGGTGTTCGGGCTCACGTCCTACATCCCGACGTACGTGCAGGACGTCCTCGGGTACGGGCCGCTGGTCGCCGGATTCGCGCTGGCCACGCTGTCGATCGGGTGGCCGGTCGCGGCGTCCCAGTCCGGCCGGATCTACCTGCGGGTCGGCTTCCGCACCTGCGCGCTGATCGGCACGTCGATCGCGCTGGTGGGGTCGCTGCTGCTGCTCCTGCTCGACGAGCAGACGAGCGTCTGGCAGGTGGCCGGTACCTGCCTGCTGATCGGCGTCGGCATGGGTCTGACGAACAGTCCGACGCTGATCGCCGCGCAGTCCAGCGTCGGGTGGGGTGAGCGCGGGGTGGTCACCGCGAACAACCTGTTCCTGCGTTCGGTGGGCAGCGCGGTCGGCATCGCGGTCTTCGGTGCGCTGGCCAACGCCGTCCTCGGGAGTGGCCACCGCACTCCGGCCGCGCTCACCGACGTCGTCCAGCTCATCGCCGTCGTCATCGTCGGTCTGGCCGTCGTTCTCCTGCTGGCCGTAGCCGCGCTTCCCCGCAGTTCTGCGCTCTCAGACTGA
- a CDS encoding ArsR/SmtB family transcription factor: MTTAVDDDLWSAIGDPTRRRMLDLLLSEGDGTATTLSQHMPVTRQAVAKHLGVLDRVGLVRAVPAGREKRYRVDDAQLARAVAQLSSVGAAWDARLQRIKRIAEAIQRTQDEGS; encoded by the coding sequence ATGACCACCGCGGTCGACGACGATCTCTGGTCGGCGATCGGCGACCCGACCCGCCGCCGGATGCTCGACCTGCTGCTCAGCGAGGGCGACGGCACCGCGACCACGCTGAGTCAGCACATGCCGGTCACCCGCCAGGCGGTGGCCAAGCATCTCGGCGTCCTCGACCGGGTCGGCCTGGTCCGGGCGGTGCCTGCGGGCCGCGAGAAGCGGTACCGGGTGGACGACGCCCAGCTCGCCCGCGCGGTGGCCCAGTTGTCGTCGGTCGGGGCGGCGTGGGACGCCCGGCTGCAACGGATCAAGCGGATCGCCGAGGCGATCCAACGCACCCAAGACGAAGGATCGTAA
- a CDS encoding oxidoreductase: protein MSTVLVTGANSGLGAEVARVLAEAGAEVILACRDVDKASAVADTIDGKTEVRSLDLADLSSIHTFADELPRSVDVLVNNAGVMGVPRGTTADGFESHIGTNHLGAFALTGLLIDRVRDRVVTVSSGLHVLGRIHDDLNWEHRRYQRWLAYGQSKLANLLFAYELHRRLSAAGRTTISVAAHPGVAATEGQRRDTSIQGKLLAGGPAQTPVMGALPILYAATEAGVAGTCVGPDGFLQRRGHPTLVRTSRRSRDTALAAALWERSERLTGVRYALASR from the coding sequence ATGAGCACGGTTCTGGTCACCGGAGCGAACAGCGGGCTCGGCGCGGAGGTCGCTCGTGTGCTCGCCGAAGCCGGTGCGGAGGTGATCCTCGCGTGCCGGGACGTCGACAAGGCAAGCGCGGTGGCCGACACGATCGACGGGAAGACCGAGGTGCGCAGCCTCGACCTCGCCGACCTGTCGTCGATCCACACGTTCGCCGACGAACTTCCCCGCAGCGTTGACGTCCTGGTCAACAACGCCGGGGTCATGGGGGTGCCACGAGGTACCACAGCGGACGGCTTCGAGAGCCACATCGGCACCAACCACCTCGGGGCGTTCGCGCTGACCGGCCTGCTGATCGACCGGGTACGCGACCGCGTCGTCACGGTGTCCAGCGGGCTGCACGTGCTCGGGCGGATCCACGACGACCTGAACTGGGAACACCGCAGGTATCAGCGGTGGCTCGCCTACGGGCAGTCCAAGCTGGCGAACCTGCTGTTCGCCTACGAGCTCCACCGACGCTTGTCCGCGGCCGGCCGGACGACGATCTCGGTGGCCGCCCACCCCGGCGTGGCCGCGACCGAGGGTCAGCGCCGGGACACGTCGATACAGGGAAAGCTCTTGGCGGGCGGACCCGCGCAGACTCCCGTCATGGGCGCGCTGCCGATCCTGTACGCGGCAACCGAGGCCGGCGTCGCGGGCACCTGCGTCGGGCCGGACGGATTCCTGCAGCGCCGCGGGCACCCGACGCTGGTCCGGACGAGCCGCCGGTCGCGGGATACGGCGCTCGCCGCTGCGCTGTGGGAGCGGTCGGAGCGCCTCACCGGCGTCCGCTACGCCCTCGCGTCACGCTGA